Part of the Oncorhynchus nerka isolate Pitt River linkage group LG14, Oner_Uvic_2.0, whole genome shotgun sequence genome is shown below.
cctgattcaacttttcaactaatcatcaagcctttgtgtaggtgaatcaggtgagctAGTTTAGAGCTAGATCTAAATTGTGAAAAGTCTggggagaggtttgagaaccactgctgtAGAGGTGCAAGGCTCTTTTATGGTGCAACATAGCTTGGAAACCTAGTGCCAGTCTGTCACACTAGTCCGCTAGTACTGGAATGCAGTGTTCCATTGTTGGAGTGCAACCTGCCTCAAAGCATAATAAAGCCTCTGCCAAGAGGCTCAGACCTTTATTGCACAGGAGGTTTCCTTGTAGCAAAGTCACTGGTTCCAGCTCCCTTATTCACCACACAATCAAAATAAATACAGTTGGAAGATGGAACTGCTTGTTTTGATCCGTTATGTTATTTGCATGTCACTTTTGTTTGTATTGGTCTGTAATGGTACCTTTGTCGAGAGCTCTGTTACTACGTGTCAGTCATTTATGTACACTGACTGAATGAGAGGTGTGTACACAATCAAAATGCCATAGTCAGCTGTGGTTGTGACTGAATTATACAGATGACACAAGCTGCATTTTTGCCCATAGCTCACAGTTCCTGGTGTCTACCGTAGGTGTAGGAGTGTTGGTGGTGctctgagagagagtgtgtgtgtgtggcggtgctctgagagtgtgtgtgcccAGAGCGAGCCACCATGCCCGTGACATCACAGCTATTCCGAGGCTTCCCTCGAGCGAAGCTCTGGGGTTCCTCTCTGTTCCCATGCCAACGCCAGCTCCCCTGCTGCCCCACCTCCCACCGGCCCACCTCGTCGCAGCCCCACCCCATATGGCCGACAGCCATGCCCGTGCGTGGCTATAGGAGGAGCCCTGACCTCCACAGCTACAATCTCACCCCCCCACAGGTCAACTCAATCCTCAAGGCCAACGAGTACAGCTTCAAGGTAGGGGCGGTCGATACACACAACGAGTACAGCTTCAAGGTATGGGCGGTCGATACACACAACGAGTACAGCTTCAAGTTAGGGGCGGTCgatacacacatttacacacaacaAGTACAGCTTCAAGGTAGGGGCGGTCGAtgcacacatttacacacaatgAGTACAGCTTCAAGGTAGGGGCGGTCGAtgcacacatttacacacaatgAGTACAGCTTCACGATTGCGCTAAGACCATAAGAATATGATTGTGTGCTTTGGTTCTAGGTTCCAGAGTTTGATGGTAAGAATGTGTCGTCGGTGATGGGGTTCGACAGTAACCAGCTGCCTGCCAACGCACCCATCGAGGACCGGCGCAGCGCTGCCACCTGTCTGCAGACGCGGGGGATGCTGCTGGGAGTGTTCGACGGCCATGCGGGCTGTGCCTGTGCACAGGTAAAGTTTCTGCTTTCATTGTGTATAATCTGCGAGTTAGTTTTAATGTGCAGTAAAACATCTACCTGTCTATTTTTCAGGCGCTGAGTGAGAGGTTGTTCTACTACGTAGCCATGTCCTTGATGCCCCATGAGACCCTGTGTGAGCTGGAGGCTGCAGTAGAGGCAGGCAGGCCCCTCAGCCCCATCCTGCAGTGGCACAAACACCCCAACGACTACTTCACCAGGGAGGCACAGACTATGTACTTCAACAGCCTCAGAACCTACTGGCAGGAACTCATAGACCtcagcaggtacacacacacacacacacacacacacacacacacacacacacacacacacacacaggaactcatagacctcagcaggtacacacacacacacacacacagagcaagtCATAGACCTCAACAGGCATGGGGTAATAAGGATGCATCAGTAATGTTATTAAACATGGGTCATTATTCAGTGTTGGAGTTGATTGTATGTGATTGTGTTCCCAGTCCAGGGGAGAGCCTAGGGCCCAGAGAGGCGTTGCTGAGTGCCTTTAAGAGACTGGACAGTGACCTGTCTCTGGAGGCTCAGGTGAGAGACTGTGTTCTATCCTCTTGACTTCTATCCTCTGTCCATCGATGTCTCTGTGTTACCATAGTATCCAGCCCTGGGTAGAAATGTATAGTGCTGATCCCTATGTTgtgttgtccaggtgggagacgCCAATTCCTTCCTCCACTACTGGGTTCTAAGAGTGGCCTTCTCTGGAGCGACTGCCTGCGTAGCTCACATTGATGGGTCCGACCTGTACGTACTCTAGTCCACAGCCACGGATCTCTCTCTGTTGGCTCCCATAAGTACTGCCTGGTCTCCATCTGCCTGCTCTGACTGAGTTTCTGAATCCTCTGACTGTGGTTGTGTAGGTATGTAGCGAACACGGGCGACGGCCGGGCGGTGCTGGGGGTCCAGGAGGAGGACGGCTCGTTCAGCGCTCACACGCTCTCCAACGACCACAACGCCCAGAATGAGAACGAGGTGGCCCGCATCCAGGGGGAGCACCCCCCCTCTGAGAAGAAGACTGTCGTGCGACAGGTCAGTAccgttacacatacagagagaacagtggcacagcaggtcagtaccgttacacatacagagagaacagtggcacagcaggtcagtaccgttaCACATCCAGAGAGAATggtggcacagcaggtcagtaccgttaCACATCCAGAAAGAACagtggcacagcaggtcagtaccgttacacatacagagagaacagtggcacagcaggtcagtaccgttacacatacagagagaatggtggcacagcaggtcagtaccgttacacatacagagagaacagtggcacagcaggtcagtaccgttaCACATCCAGAGAGAATggtggcacagcaggtcagtaccgttacacatacagagagaacagtggcacagcaggtcagtactgttacacatacagagagaacagtggcacagcaggtcagtaccgttacacatacagagagaacagtggcacagcaggtcagtacctttacacatacagagagaacagtggcacagcaggtcagtaccagagaacagtggcacagcaggtcagtaccgttaCACATCCAGAGAGAATggtggcacagcaggtcagtactgttacacatacagagagaatggtggcacagcaggtcagtaccgttacacatacagagagaatggtggcacagcaggtcagtaccattacacatacagagagaaaatggtggcacagcaggtcagtaccgttacacatacagagagaacggtggcacagcaggtcagtgccgttacacatacagagagaacagtggcacagcaggtcagtaccgttacacatacagagagaacggtggcacagcaggtcagtaccgttacacatacagagagaacagtggcacagcaggtcagtaccgttaGGTCACACACATCCAGAGAGAATggtggcacagcaggtcagtaccgttaCACATCCAGAGAGAATggtggcacagcaggtcagtaccgttacacatacagagagaacggtggcacagcaggtcagtaccgttacacatacagagagaacagtggcacagcaggtcagtaccgttacacatacagagagaacggtggcacagcaggtcagtaccgttacacatacagagagaacagtggcacagcag
Proteins encoded:
- the LOC115126557 gene encoding pyruvate dehydrogenase [acetyl-transferring]-phosphatase 1, mitochondrial-like isoform X1, with product MPVTSQLFRGFPRAKLWGSSLFPCQRQLPCCPTSHRPTSSQPHPIWPTAMPVRGYRRSPDLHSYNLTPPQVNSILKANEYSFKVGAVDTHNEYSFKVPEFDGKNVSSVMGFDSNQLPANAPIEDRRSAATCLQTRGMLLGVFDGHAGCACAQALSERLFYYVAMSLMPHETLCELEAAVEAGRPLSPILQWHKHPNDYFTREAQTMYFNSLRTYWQELIDLSSPGESLGPREALLSAFKRLDSDLSLEAQVGDANSFLHYWVLRVAFSGATACVAHIDGSDLYVANTGDGRAVLGVQEEDGSFSAHTLSNDHNAQNENEVARIQGEHPPSEKKTVVRQDRLLGLLMPFRAFGDVKFKWSIDLQRGVLESGPDQLHDNEHTKFIPPNYHTPPYLTAEPEITHHRLRPQDRFLVLGTDGLWETLHRQEVVRIVGEYLTGVHQRQPLTVGGYHVTLGQMQGLLAERKARASLAFQDQNAATHLIRHAVGNNEFGAVDHETLSKMLSLPEELARMYRDDITIIITQFNPHVVGHQRQGGES
- the LOC115126557 gene encoding pyruvate dehydrogenase [acetyl-transferring]-phosphatase 1, mitochondrial-like isoform X2, giving the protein MPVTSQLFRGFPRAKLWGSSLFPCQRQLPCCPTSHRPTSSQPHPIWPTAMPVRGYRRSPDLHSYNLTPPQVNSILKANEYSFKVPEFDGKNVSSVMGFDSNQLPANAPIEDRRSAATCLQTRGMLLGVFDGHAGCACAQALSERLFYYVAMSLMPHETLCELEAAVEAGRPLSPILQWHKHPNDYFTREAQTMYFNSLRTYWQELIDLSSPGESLGPREALLSAFKRLDSDLSLEAQVGDANSFLHYWVLRVAFSGATACVAHIDGSDLYVANTGDGRAVLGVQEEDGSFSAHTLSNDHNAQNENEVARIQGEHPPSEKKTVVRQDRLLGLLMPFRAFGDVKFKWSIDLQRGVLESGPDQLHDNEHTKFIPPNYHTPPYLTAEPEITHHRLRPQDRFLVLGTDGLWETLHRQEVVRIVGEYLTGVHQRQPLTVGGYHVTLGQMQGLLAERKARASLAFQDQNAATHLIRHAVGNNEFGAVDHETLSKMLSLPEELARMYRDDITIIITQFNPHVVGHQRQGGES
- the LOC115126557 gene encoding pyruvate dehydrogenase [acetyl-transferring]-phosphatase 1, mitochondrial-like isoform X3 translates to MHTFTHNEYSFKVPEFDGKNVSSVMGFDSNQLPANAPIEDRRSAATCLQTRGMLLGVFDGHAGCACAQALSERLFYYVAMSLMPHETLCELEAAVEAGRPLSPILQWHKHPNDYFTREAQTMYFNSLRTYWQELIDLSSPGESLGPREALLSAFKRLDSDLSLEAQVGDANSFLHYWVLRVAFSGATACVAHIDGSDLYVANTGDGRAVLGVQEEDGSFSAHTLSNDHNAQNENEVARIQGEHPPSEKKTVVRQDRLLGLLMPFRAFGDVKFKWSIDLQRGVLESGPDQLHDNEHTKFIPPNYHTPPYLTAEPEITHHRLRPQDRFLVLGTDGLWETLHRQEVVRIVGEYLTGVHQRQPLTVGGYHVTLGQMQGLLAERKARASLAFQDQNAATHLIRHAVGNNEFGAVDHETLSKMLSLPEELARMYRDDITIIITQFNPHVVGHQRQGGES